DNA from Tripterygium wilfordii isolate XIE 37 chromosome 4, ASM1340144v1, whole genome shotgun sequence:
ACACTTGATGCCTAATTTTTAAATCTTTTACTACCAGATCACACACCATTAGAAAGTCTGTTTGAACAAAGATTAAAAGGAAGCATAATTTTTCACAGGAGAAATTCCTATTGACAAAATTTATACGACCAAATGCACACACACATACGGAAAGAGAAACATAACACTGaccaataaaaaataaggaaCAATCAGAAGGGATCGTAATCAAGAGGTTAATATACTGCTTTGAAAGTCTTCTTGATGAAATTGAGAATAGCACCTTAAAATAAGTAGTTCTAGTGTCATGCGTATAATGTATTAAGACTGCTAGTGCCAGTGGAAAGTTCTAAGCTAATAATCCGGTAAATTTGTTATTAATGTCAAACTCTTTACCAGTTTCACTTTGTTCTTGAATGGGGATTATACCACTCACAATATCAGTAATTCTTACCAATCCAAGCCCTCAAAGAGGCCTTCTCCTTTTATGGCCGAAGTTTTAAAGATAGCCCATTGGCGATTTTTAATCTTGTGCAACTCCAAGGCCTCAGTTACCGCCGCATCATCGAGTGCACCAGGAAGATCCTGTATCgtcaaaaaatgagaaaaatgtttagagACAACTAAATAACAAATTCTACCTAGTGGAACAAATTATACAGCATAAACGAGAGCTCAATGGCACTCACTTGCTTGTTTGCAAAAATTAGGACAACGGCACCTTTTAACTCTTCCTCCTGTAAAAATGCTTAACAGTGTGAGTGTAAATCATCCTCTAAAATATATAGATTCAAAAGCATAAGGTTGAAGTAATAGGAACCTCCGATCATAGTCAATACCAGCGAACACATAAATAAGGGAATAACAGGACTGCGTACAACAAATTCAAAGTATAGTCATATAGAAAGAAATTGTGTTGagccaaaattttcttttcgaGCTACGAATTGAGCAAAATGTTCAAAACCTCAGAACAATAAATTCCACAATAGTTTTTCCAAAATACCAAATTTAAGAACTGAAGAGAGTATGTTTCACCTTATGGTTACCTTCTAAAGTAAACACTGACGTTACAAAATGCACAACAATCTTAGAAAAGAAACTTTCTAAGGGCTACCAAAAAGACCCTGCTTCATAACTTAGACAATGGCATTATAATATTCAATTCTGACACAACCATTAAACATTGTTGGATTAGGCTTTCTCCAACAAGTATCAACAGTATTTTCAATTGATAAGCATAAACATTCTTAGAAATGTGTGCTGGGAAAAAAATACAACAAAGTAAACTTTTTTTAATAACATAAagtttatgttttttgttttcttttatctcTGGCATTCCCAAATTTTCACACAGCTATCTcctcttcctttccttttccaCCTTAAGAATTCCATAACTTCCATGCATCTCACATTTCCCTCTTTTCACTCCATAAATAAGAACTCAAATCCAAAAAAATTGTGTCTTTATATTAGTTACTTTTCCTTATTGTATACATAGAGTGAAAGGACATCACATCAACAAAGACATAGCTGTTGGCAATGAATGGCAATGTTGATAGCATAAACTAAAGTCTACCTCCAAAATCGCATGAAACTCTTCTTTAGCAATGACGAGCCTATCTGTGTCACTTGAGTCGACAACATAAATTATGGCTTGAGTATTTGGAAAATAACATCTCCAGTAAGGCCTGAGGAACAATGACAAATAAGCTGCCAGTAAGATTTTGTGAAGGCCTTAGAGAAATTCATCATTATCAAACCGTTTATCCAGAACAATATTGAGGTCTCATACTTTCAAGAGATCTTGAAATGGTAGTGTCATGGAGATCAGAGGTCCCACTCCCACAAGAACCTCGATATTAGAAACTCACAGAATTTAATATGAAGAAAtactatttaaattttaaagcatACCTGATACTTGTCTGCCCACCTGTGttaacaaacaacaaaattatGATCAGAGAAAAACCCGATAGATCAACCTCATAATCTAGAAATTTGTATATGTAAATAAGTACCCATTCCAAAGAGGCTAGAGTAGACACCCATTAGACGGATTTTTTGTCTGTGCATTTTTCATGTAAGACTATCTTATCATTTGTGTTAATGAAAATTATGGGGTGGAGGGATACCAAATAAGAGTGAATAGCAGCAATGACTATGACATAAAGAAAAAGCATCCGACTAGGATTCATGTATTCCAAGTTTCATAAAtaggttggtttttttttttcaatgcgaaaaagaaataaataggtGCATTTATAATCCATAATGTCAAAGCTCTGTAGAACGTCAGGAAATTTGTATATGGCTGCAAAAACCAAACAAACggggttttttttaatctaaagTAATGGTAAAATTCCAAAGACGAGGGAACCTAGCAAATGAACATTCAGAAGAAAGCGGTCCATTCATGACCTCCAATTTACACTAGAAAATACCATTGATTTGTTTGTCATTTAGAATTACTGCGAATGCACATAGGAGAATGATAATCACATGAAAACTTTGAATTGGGCCAAATATAATAACATTAATAACATTAAAAGTCATGTAACCAGAAATACACTCAAACCACTGATTTGATTCTCAGTGTGATTCCTTTTTGCCAGTAATTAAATTATTACATATAGCCATAATTATGTGATGTTACAGAAGAGTGCCAAAACTCACATAATGAACAAACTTAGTGAATTCAGTAAATATAGAAAATGGATTCAAAGATACCCATCACAATTGGTTGCGTTAATGCACTTCCAAATAGTATGTCAAGCTTTTAGTTGCAGAAATTAGCAGCAGCAATATGTACACTTACTATCCACCTAAGACATATGATACCTACAGTGAAAATTAGCTATTCTCTATTTCATCTGTAAAACTGTCAACTATATACTTTGTGGAACTAAGTAGTGCAATTATTGAAACCATAGGATGAGAGGGAGAAATACATAGAGAAAAGGATTATGAATGAGAACAAGAAGTCTCCTGCATGTCAGAGAACAGAAAATGGGTATCCTGCTGCTGAAAATATATTGCCTAGTCACAACAACGAAAATAAGTCCCTTAACTTACCTACAGTTACTCAAAGGAGGTATCACATACCCTTACTAGTCAAGTCAAGGAAGGCAGGACATAGGAACTACTAGTCAAATAGTGATCTAATTTAATGACAATAGAATTTAATAGAATGCTTTCAACCCAATGTATTTGGAATGCTCCCAACACAGTTTATTTAATCATAACACCCTTACTAACAGCAGTTAAGAAATATGTTCAATTGATAATGCCACTGATACATTAAAAAAGACCGTCAATTCAAAATATCAATAACCCAATCCACAAACCCCCCATACTCATCATCAAATTTCCTAATCTGCCCAGATTCCAATCAAATCAAAGCTACTTTTATGTTTTCTTGATAGCAAAGACCATTTAAATTTACTGTTGATAACAGAAAGAGTAGTTTTATCCACCTTTAAAGAGATTCCATAATTTCAAGCAATTAACAGGAACGTAGTAAAAATTTGGCAAAGATATTTAATGTACACATGAAGGTGGAACATTGACATACCTAGATCCCAGACTTGGAACTTAATATTGTTGTACTGCACTGTTTCCACATTGAATCCAATTGCTGCAACAAAAGATTTGCACGAGGAAATTAATCAAGCAGCATATGTGAACATTATAACACATTAAACCACAAAATCACTCATTTCAAAACATTACCGAGCCACTCTCAAACAAAATTATACGATCATGcaataacaaaatatattatgtCCTAACACATTATTTTGTTCCTCTCAACATATTTGGTGATCACCAAATATCTATCAGTTCCAATTTCTTCCTCAGCAACgagacaaataacaaaattgaaTCACTTAGAAAAGAAAGATAACCTACTTGGAATTGTGGAGACAACTTCACCCATCTGCAGCCGATCTACGTCAAATCCAAACCCACCAAGAGTCACTAAATATCAATCCGAAAAGAAAATGCTATCGGAGAGAATCAAAAACCACTTACAAAGAATCGTGGTTTTTCCGGCATTGTCGAGGCCGAGGACAAGGATCCGAGCCTCTTTATTGCCGAAGATCGAAGAGAACATTCGAGTAAACAGAATACCCATCCTTgcgaaaaaaagaagaagcggAATCTCAGTACGTGAGAGGAATCAGATTTGAACTAACACAATTCAGATCAGATCTGCAAAGCAGAGCCCCGTTCCTCCCTGCACAAGCAACATCGTTAGTGCACCGCACTCCACAGATGCATTAACACACACGTATCAACATGTATAGACGTGTTTCCGAGACCGGAGAAGTACCTGAAGAGAAAAGGAAGGCCTCTCCTTGCGAGGAGTGCCGTGAATTTGGTGGTCAAATTAGAAATTCGAGAAGTTGAGAGGAGGTCGAATATGGTGTTTATCAATTTCTCTTTAAGACTCAGAGAGCACAAAAGGACATGTAAACGCTAACAGAGGAAGCAACATCGGAGGGGAATGCGAGTCTCTCTTCTTCCCATTCCGCAATGCGTTACCTTTCGGGTTTTTCGGAAAAGTAAcacttttttaaaccaaattttaaaaactaacccacttttttaaaaacatgaaatctaacacttttttgtttttttctgacTGAAATACCCTTATCACATACCACAATACACATCAATGCCACTCACATCCCACAGCAGACAGAGACATCCGTAACCCATCGAGAAAAACCAAAATCCGATTTACCGAAACTCCATTCCTGACATTTACCGGTGTTTATTTGCCGCACCAAATCTTCGGGTGTTTCTTCAAGAGGTCTGGGGTTTAGGCTTGGGCATTCTTCAGCCTTATCGGCGTTCCCATCGCTGCCGTCATTCTTGCTCTATATCGACATTAATAACCCCAAGTGAGTGATTTTTAAGTTCGCATGGTATATAGGCTTCGTTAGAACTCTCTTACCTTGCATTCAATCGTATACACACCATATTCATTTGATTTAGTTTATGTTCTTCTTCCAGTATTTGTTGAGATttgttcgagtttttgtttattgatgttcgagtatttttgtagatctgttcgagtatgtACTGATAGATGTTCAAGtgagatatgttcgagtatataccgatatatctgttcgagtattagttgagatatgttcgagtatttaccgatagatgttcgagtttttgtttattgatgttcgagtatttttgtagATATGTTCGAGTGAGATCTGTTCGGGTATTtaccgatatatctgttcgagtatttgttgagatctgttcgagtatttaccgatatatctgttcgagtattagttgatatctgttcgagtatttatcgatatatctgttcgagtttttgtttattgatgttcgagtatttgttgactTCACAGAATGATAAaggaaatatttgataaaaattgacaTTAGGTGAAATAAACTCTAACGTGCCCATGTAAGGATTACATCGTTTATGTCATTCATTGCAGttccaacatgggctgcaaggtCCAAAAGGGACTCTTGTAGCCGATAAGCATTTTGGCCTCGAGCGTGACCCCATGCATTGTCACGAATTCCGATCAATGCATCCCTCACTGAACGGAGCACGTCCGTGTAGGACTGGTTACGTTCATATTCGTTCTGAAGGTTGCTTTCGGCTTCCTTCAGTAGTTCTTTCAACCCTTCAATGGAGTTCTCAGGATTTTCTCTATATAACTCCTCAGATACAGTGAATATGTCGACGATAGGGTCTTGAGGCTCCTCGGTGTTCGTCGAAGTGGAACCTTTCTCTTGGACCCCTGTCTTCTTTGAAGAAGACGGGTCTTCAGTCTTTGCTCTCTTTGGAGGAATGGGGTCTTCCTCTTCATTTATTGCTCTCTTTGAAGAAGTTCGATGAGAAGAACTCATTTTAGATCGAGATGGGTGATCTTTGATTTAAGAGGATAAAGGATGACCTTAAACAGTTTCTTCCTATGTCCTATTTATAGTTGAAGGAACAACGTTCTAATAAGTGGGCAGTTATTTTAaaagaacgtggggaagctaaaacGGTTACTACTCGAACTCTTCAAATTCTATGAATTAAATTTGAACCTAAATgattcgagtaatatgtgatatgtgttcgagtattttgttacacatgttcgagtaatatgtgtatgtgttcgagtatattgttacacatattcgagtatctttcatatgtgttcgagtattttgttacacatgttcgagtaatatgtgatatgtgttcgagtatattgttacacatgttcgagtatattgttacacatattcgagtatctttcatatgtgttcgagtattttgttacacatgttcgagtaatatgtgatatgtgttcgagtatattgttacacatgttcgagtatctttcatatgtgttcgagtatattgttacacatgttcgagtatctttcatatgtgttcgagtattttgttacatatgttcgTCTATTATtggatatatgttcgagtatttacttATATCTGTTCGAATATtatttgatatatgttcgagtaatatgtgatatgtgttcgagtattttgttacacatgttcgagtaatatgtgatgtgttcgagtattttgttacacatgttcgagtaatatgtgatatgtgttcgagtattttgttacacatgttcgagtaatatgtgatatatgttcgagtatattgttacacatgttcgagtatctttcatatgtgtttgagtattttgttacatatgttcgagtattatttgatatatgttcgagttttATGTGATATATGCTCGAGTATTATGGATgtgtgttcgagtaaatatttcAACAGGTTAAATATTACAACAGAtattaaatgaaacaaataatgtaacggaaatataaattttatttataaaattttttattacaacctAACTCCAGATGTTCAATTTTTCACTTATTTTATCTAAAACCTCGTTGATCAAAACAGATAGATCAAGGAGGGAGTCCTGGAGTTTATGGGTGTCCTGCTCCATAGCTCGCTTCTCAGCTAGCTCATGGAGCTGGGACAATGAACTCCCAGCAGATTGGAGAGCTTTAGTAAGCTCTGCAATCTTAGCTTCGTGATCTTCTAGGTCTTCATATGCCTCCTCCAGTTCCTTCCTCAAGGTGTTGACAGCAGTCCGAGAGGATGTCATATTATACAAAAAGAAGATTTCTCTTTTCGGTTGATGTATATCTTTCCCGTAGATAgtgctatatatataggaataatCCTAAGTATTAACTCAACTGTATttaatgcttatcaaaaatcgaaacgtcataattaatattaaacattAAATCTCAACTAATCCCACGcgttttgaaaagataaacatagaaaattGGAAAACGTACCACTAATAACCATTAAAGATaagggtaatatcacttttatccggataatagtatttaaaaatatggcttattttttattatatatgttcgagtgttttatgatatctgttcgagtattatattacatatgttcgagtgttttaggataactgttcgagtgtttatgatatgtgttcgagtattatattacatatgttcgagtgttttagtaTAACTGTTTGAGtattttaggatatctgttcaAGTGTTGTattacatatgttcgagtattataggatatctgttcgagtgtgtATGATATCTGTCCGAGTGTTTATTGTTTGATAGTGCTATGTATATAGGAATAATCCTAAGTATTAACTCCACTGTATttaatgcttatcaaaaatcgaaacgtcataattaatattaaacattAAATCTCAACTAATAACCAATAAAGATAAACATAGAAATCAAATGTCTCGCACGCGTTTTGAAAAGACAAACATAGAAAATCAAATGTCCCCCAAGcgttttgaaaagataaacataGAAAATCGGAAAACGTACAACTAATAACCATTAAAGAGaagggtaatatcacttttatccaaataatattatttaaaaatatggcttattttttattatatatgttcgagtattttaggatatctgttcgagtgtttaggatatctgttcgagtgtttaggagacctgttcgagtgttttaggagatttgttcgagtgtttaggatatctgttcgagtgttttaggataactgttcgagtgtttatgaTATCTGTCAGAGTGTtaatgatatctgttcgagtgttttaggagatctgttcgagtgtttaggatatctgttcgagtgttttaggataaCTGTCCGAGTGTTAATGATATCTGTTCAAGtgttttctttgatatgttcgagtatttaaggatatctgttcgagtgttttgtttgatatgttcgagtgtttgaagggatatgttcgagtattttatgatatctgttcgagtattagatgccatctgttcgagtgtttttttGATACGTTCGAGTGTTTgaagatatctgttcgagtattctattatatatgttcgagttgtTTATGATGTTTGTTcgagttttcaagttcttgcaattttgtttttcaggaaTGGGTGTGGTTGACCTTGTTGTTATATACGGCGGAGATTGGGAATTTTCAGGAggaatttacaaattcattggtgGTACTGGGAAAGGTTTTGTTGTGAATGAGTCCATTTCCTATGAggattttttggagaagatatacAAGATTACGGGAATTGATCGAACTTCAAATGAGTTGCTCATGAAATTTGTATATAACACACATTTCCATATGGAACCGTTGGTTGTTAGCAATGAAGATGACTTGCAATTCTTCTTACGACAGAATGATGATGCACGGCGACCTGACGCTTCACGGAAACCGGGTACCCCACTATGTATAACAGTAAGACCAAAAGAACATCAACAGTTTCATTCGCAGgatgcaagttatgttccagaAACTCAACCTTTTGTTGGACGTGCCAGAAATCGGATTGATGATTTTCCTAGTTTAAGCCAATTCGAAGAAGATTTTGATGCTGTTAGAGATGGCCAGGGTCGAGAAGATAATATTAATGATGAATACGATGATGACATTCCTTTTGTTGGAggtg
Protein-coding regions in this window:
- the LOC119997811 gene encoding ADP-ribosylation factor 1 encodes the protein MGILFTRMFSSIFGNKEARILVLGLDNAGKTTILYRLQMGEVVSTIPTIGFNVETVQYNNIKFQVWDLGGQTSIRPYWRCYFPNTQAIIYVVDSSDTDRLVIAKEEFHAILEEEELKGAVVLIFANKQDLPGALDDAAVTEALELHKIKNRQWAIFKTSAIKGEGLFEGLDWLSNTLKSGGG